AAACTGGAAAGAGTTCACTCATACATACAATGGTCAGTTTCCTTAACATTTATATGggcttttaattattttttaataattgTTATAATTCAATTATTTTCTttaaaatatagatattttttaaacaaacattTGATTTAGGTTGTTCCCTCTTCAAGAACGAGGAATGAATTATCAAGCCAAAGAACTCACCAAGAAGGAAATTGAGGTACTTTGTTGCATAGGCAAAAAATATAGTAGTTTCTTTGAGGAAAGAAAGTGTTCTCTACATTTACATAAGTCTTATCTATTGACATTCATAGAAATGAATGAAAATATATTGTGTCCATTATTGTCCTGACTGACAATCCGCTTCCTTCTCAGGCTTTTCTTGAAGATGAAACTGCAAAGAAGAGGCTGGTCAAGTCGTACAAGCTCATGCTGGACTTCTACGGCATCCAGCTGTCAAATGACACAACAGGGGAAGTACGACGTGCTAATAACTGGCGTGACAGATTTGACAACCTGGACAGGTTAGCAAGTTCTATATTTGGTCATTTAACTGTTATTATTTTCTAATCATtgtagcagtctaaggcactgcatctcagtgcaagaggcgtaaCTACAGTCCCAGGTTttaatccaggctgaatcacatccggccgtgatttggagtagggccatagggcggcgcacaattggcccagcgtcgtccgcgtttggccggggtaggccgtcattgtaaataagaatttgttcttaactgacttgcctagttaaatgaaggttaaaaaaaatgaataccttttttttttttaaatactacaATTTCAGTTTTAAAATGAACCTTCTGTGAATAACAGTGCTGAGGTTAACAATACCCTTGTATTTTtgttggccttgtgtttttgtGCATGGTAGACATACACACAACAACCTGCGCATCACCCGCATCCTGAAGTGCCTGGGCACTCTGGGGTTCCCCCACTACCAGGCCCCACTCGTCCGCTTCTTCCTGGAGGAAACTATTGTCAAAGGCAACCTGTACAATGTGAAGGACAGCGTGCTCAACTACTTCATTTCCACTGTCATTGTTCAGCAAAAACGCAAGGAATTAGTTGAGTATGCCTATAAGCTCTATGAGGTCAAACATCAGTTTGTCGTGCCCTAAGAAGATCAAGTGTACATTTAGGGAAGGGACATTCCCACATAATAAGAACCCAATTGATCTGTAACCAGATCCAAAACAGAATGGCATATACTCAGATGACAGTGATGACAACACTA
This is a stretch of genomic DNA from Oncorhynchus clarkii lewisi isolate Uvic-CL-2024 chromosome 17, UVic_Ocla_1.0, whole genome shotgun sequence. It encodes these proteins:
- the LOC139371246 gene encoding opioid growth factor receptor-like, encoding MPNLQFYLGQRASSPDGIYIEDFHNNWYGKYSKLERVHSYIQWLFPLQERGMNYQAKELTKKEIEAFLEDETAKKRLVKSYKLMLDFYGIQLSNDTTGEVRRANNWRDRFDNLDRHTHNNLRITRILKCLGTLGFPHYQAPLVRFFLEETIVKGNLYNVKDSVLNYFISTVIVQQKRKELVEYAYKLYEVKHQFVVP